The Aphidius gifuensis isolate YNYX2018 linkage group LG2, ASM1490517v1, whole genome shotgun sequence DNA window gtaatttatgaaaaataaaattaattacttctCCAGGACTTAGTGGTTTACTTTGTGGTATTGTAACTTCATAACCAGCATTTCTCATTTCTCTAGCAATTACTGGTAGTGTACCAGCAAATTGTATTGTACTAACAAGTGCTATTTTAGTTAATATTGGTAATGTTACTTGTAGACAATCAATACAATGTGCTGTATCAATTTTAATGTCAACAAATATGTAAAGTACCCTTATACCATCAGTTTGATCAATTGGTATTAAACATGAATGTccataatgaattaataaatcaatattcaatGCACGAGCTGTATAATCATCAACACAACATGCACCATATGTAACATCACCCATTATAACTGTTTCAGCATCAGTAAattcttcaataatatcaGCAATTGTTGTTGCATATAGTAATAAACCTTCTGGCATTTGTAATGCAACTTGTTTTGCTTTTAATTCACGTATTCTCCATATTGTTTTgtgaatttcaaaattataatttattggtaATGCTGATGATGCTGCATTTATCAATGGATCATTTAGTAATTCTTGTGgtatttttgttattcttaATGgagctttaaatatttttcttactGGTTGAGCTTTTACTACCATCACTCCATttccattattatcatcaatgctcattttgtattttattaatttatacctatatactattaaaaattattttatgttatgtttatgtaattatttaattgtttatattttaataatttttatatttatttacctcttgttgttgttattgttaatgtatttttatttttgtttattataaatatatatttattttttgcatttattattaacaattaagtatttatttatttatttatttatttatttatttatttatttatttactgtctgctctcatttttattttattttttctctccaCGAGTGTCCACgagtgaaataaataatcaatggagagagaaaaaaaaaatatattgtgtgTAGTGCATTTGCTGTTACATAGATAGCACTATCAATCATTTCTAATTTAACGCGGGTAAAATTGGtatcaaaaatgaaaataaataaataatcatatttttaattcttaattgggaaaaatgatttaaataatatatagatgGATATCAACTATCAAGTACTAAAACTTGATAGAATTTCATgcaaatttatgaataatcaAGGAAAAAAATCAAGGCTCATCAAGCTCATAGCTCCAAAcaacatttttatcaacaataacaatgacatattttattgaataatattttattataaatggcatttattaacaattattaatcaagtgaattgatttttgtaaatcaatttataacattatttaatattaaaaataataaaaattgatatttactattattaattgttcaaCAACTgttccaataatattattaaattttcatcacaaGTAGCTTATTAGTTATTACTTGttgattacaaaaaataaaatcatagttttatttatgttttattgtttGTGGTGATTGCCCAAAATAGAAGTTGTTGATAGTTATAGTACACTGGTGGAATTGAATCATGtatggacttttttttttgttggtttgtGGTTTCTCTGGATCACTCTgtatctgtaaaaaaatttaagttgaTAATCCATTgtcagttattaaaaaataaaataggttaatgaatataaaactTACCATCATGAAAATGTTGAACCAGATAATGGCGCAAAGTACAAGTAGGGTCATGTCCCCTCCAAATGATGCAACCATGAAGTTTGTTTTCTCGGAATAATCGTACTTGTGAATCACATTTTCAGTCCTTCGAAATCTTCCATATGATTTTTGGAATACTCTTGGGATCGGTTGTGCAAAATTTTTAACACCAActaaaacaattaatcaatttattattattttaaaaaatttaaaaattaacctagacaatattaataaacttacACTGTGCAATTCTAACAGATTTTAGTAATGGTTGTCGTAATAGGCCAAACATGTTGACTAATATGTTGTTGACTGTTGTTGAGTGTTGACTGAAAGCTCTCCAAAAGCATCCAAAAGACTACAAGCATGCTAGTTTGCCATGCTTTGCAAGAACACTAGAGACCTCtctatttcaatattaaaactaCCACAAtagaatgttatttttaaataaattttaattttaaacgtaaagaataattaaaaaattgtgtagttaaaagttaaaattaaatagcaatgtgttatataaaaatcaatatatttaatttccaCGTGTCAAATGAATTTACACTTGTGTCTTCCATTAAAAACCTTCAACAACTTGTAACACGAATCTTATCATTTTTTACCTTCTTGATAAAAATCCTCGAGGTATAGCGAAATACCTCCAGCTACTTGACAATTGTTAgcatattaaacttttttttccattaaaatacaAAGCTTTTAAGCAAATGTCCAtgttaagtaaaataaaatctacCTAGACGAAAAGTCAAGGACAATTTGATCATTTAggaatagaataaaaaatcaggGTGCGAATAGTCAAATTCTAAATTGaatataacatattttttttaaataaatcattcaataataatattaaatttctatagcTACTATGtggtaatattataatataaaaaaaaaatgcaaaaaataatcttttgcTCAGGTTCTACCGAGATTTGAACTCGGATCGCTGGATTCAAAGTCCAGAGTGCTAACCATTACACCATAGAACCGGATATATTTACCAATCTCCTAATAATCAATAGTAAATAAagcaagtaataaaaaaaaaaattactccaaaaattacaaaaataaacgACAATATAttcttgtataattattttaaaaaaaatttaacattaattatcttattataattttctcttaaataaaaaaaaataaaatttaaaaaataaagaaaaatataatttaatttatgataaaatttaattaaaataattaattaaacaataattatttatttaattaacatacatataaaatatataaaaatagaatattttttttttaacaaaattggAGTAGTTGTTGATTTGACTGACGTCCGgtttctcgaaaaaaaaaaaaaaaaaaaagaaccggATTCAAGATGGCGATCAAATTGGCCATGATGGCAATGTTGTACAATAGCCTAATAGAGTTTCTCTCTTTTTATTCCACATATATTATTTCCCTACcatataccaaaaaaaatatggagtaaaaaataaaatatcgaaaaaaaataattaaaaactacaCAATGATATACAagtgattaaaattaaaatacagtgtttaattttaaatttaaaaaatattgtgtgtTGGATAAATGGTGAGTATTATTtagtgtaaattaaaaatatgatcaaGTAAATATGACCATGTTGGATATGGTGTTGAGAGAGAGATAAAATTTGAGCCGACACGCGCCCATCATCATTCAGCCGACAATCCGGCATATTTTTTTACGCGGGATTgtgttaatatataataataattttataaaatttatttaataatctacttattgtgttaaataattatacaaacataaagctctaaaaaatttaacagcttttttccttttttttttttttttctaaatgtgATGTAAACAATGTGATTACAATTGCCCGCGTGCTCACCgccataatttttatttacaattataaattaataattcaatgttATATTGATTGTTCAGGTAAATCAATTATCTACCATATTTCCCATTGACATATTTaaaccttgaaaaaaataaaaaaataaaagtgtttataaaatatttctattgatTGATTAacctaaatatatatatttttttttgttttacagaaattattgtaaaaatacgTGAATTGTATTTGtaatatagaaattttaaatgaggataaaataatttaaagtaatGCCTGCAGTTTGTGATCCAGTTGCGGCAGCAATACGCCAATCATTAGATATTGGACGAACAAAATCAGCTGGTGATGATGTATCAATATCATTGACAAGTGGTGCATCAAAAATACTAcaaagtgaaataaaatatgaaaaaattgatgattatcAATCAAATGTATTGGACAATCTTAAGACAAAATATACTGTCTTAAGTTTACCTAAAATTAATgaacgtaataataataatcaaatggataataataatgataaaatgaaagaaaataataatgttttattacgtaaaaaaaatgataataataaaattaaaaatggtcCATCATTACCAGAACCAAGTGTAATATTATATCCATCAGATAAAATACAACTTGGATGGAAAGGTACATTTCCAGTTGGTGCTGGAATGTATAATGTTGGTAAtacatgttatttaaatagtaCATTACAAGCATTATTTCATGTACCAGCACTTGTTAATTGGTTATTATCAGATACtcatcataatttaaaatgtgaaCAAAATGgtaacataattaatttaatattatatttatttatatatttcgttgattaattaatttattaattaataggAGGTGGTGGAGGAGAGTGCCTTATTTGTGCCATGGCAAAAACACTTCAATTTAGTCATCAAAAATCTGGCAATGCTATTAAaccattttatatttgtaacaAACTTAAAtgtaagtataaaaatatagatatttttatattaaaaagattgaaaattaattgacaattgttgtttgtttgtctgtttttttttttttcatagtaaTATGCAGGACAATGGTACCAGGACAACAAGAAGATGCACATGAATTTTTACGTTATCTTCTTGAGGGTATGGAACGTGCATATTTAAATCGTGATAAAGCAAGTAAACTTGATAGTTATTCAAAAGAAACAACAccaattaatcaaatatttggTGGTTATATACGTACTGAAGTTAGATGTCTTCATTGTCGTTATGTATCAACAACATTTTCACATTTTCAAGATTTACTTGTTGATATTAGAAAAGCAAGTACACTTGATGAAgcattatcaaattattttagtcGTGaacaacttgataataatgattataaatgtGAATCATGTAAAAGACGTGTACCAGCAACAAAACAATTTAGTTTAGAAAAACCACCAAAAGTTTTATGTGTACAGCTTAAACGTTTTAGTGTACTTGGTGGTAAAATATCACGTCATATTGgatttaaacaaacaattgaTATGGGACAATATTTATGGCGtgaaaataatgaacaaacacgtaaattaaattataaattaatgtcaaTTGTAACACATATGGGACCATCTGTTAATTGTGGTCATTATACAGCTGTTGCACAAGTATCAACTGGACAATATTATACATTTGATGATGCATCAGTacgttcaattaatttttcaaatgtcaTGAATACAAATCCATATATTATGATATTTGAAATGGAATCATCATCacataatcaattaattaataatcaaccaATAAAGCTcaatacattaaataataataatattaaaactattacaaataattgtaatacattaaaattaacaagtccaaaaccatcaacatcagctattaccacaacaacaacaacaccagctATTAAAAATGGTCATACAAATGGTATTAGTAAAACACGTGAACCTGATATGCCAATAATTGGACCAcaattaccaccaccaccaccgccaccatcatcatcatcaacaaatttcATTGGCCCACAATTACCACCCcaaaaaatgaatgataaatcacaaccaaaaattgtaatacttactaaaaatagtaaaacatTAAATACTGGTAATAGCTTGGTACCATATGATGGCTCAAgtgatgaagatgataatacaacaacaacagcaacaacaacaccaacagttaaaaatataaatacattaaataataataacaataatagtagtaataataataatagttccAACAACACtaataaagttaataataacacaaatgGAATTgctaaaacaacaacaaaagatGTTGCTAAACTAGAAACCTCAAAAGCCTCAATAAAATCTTCAAATTTACCTCAAAAATCAAGTGCCTTGTCAGCAAGTACGACAAAtggtaatgataatattaaaaatggtaatgataaattaacagttgataaacaacaacaacaaaatggtaaaacagaaaataaaacagaaacaaatggaaaagataaattacaacagccaattaaaataaaaacttgtcCAGATGATAGAGTTTTAACAAAAGCAGCAAGTAGTATTAATGGCTGGGAAGTATCAAAAGATGTGCCTTCACCAGCATCAGCAGCAACACCAAATGGGTGGTCTGTCACTGATAACAACaagtatgtttttttgttttattataaacaatgtatatattatataaattaatttaaattattaatacaattaatttaattatttcagagatgatactaataataaaaaatcaaataatacaacaacaaattcatcAGTACCAAGTGCAGCAGCACCAAGAAGTTTCAATGGTACAAATAGATCAGAAACAGTATCACATTTACTCAAGATGTCAAATCGTGGTTACGGCAATCCATCGGGTCagtacaacaataaaaaattgccaAGTATTatgacaacaaaaacaacaacaacaaaattaataacatcaacaacatcatcaacaacaactactactactactacttcTACTAATTCTTCTAATTCTTCTAATAAATTATCCTCAATATCCATGATATCCTCaagacaaataaattcaacaacgCAGGGAagcaagaaaaatttaataagcaCTTCAACTCATCGTTGTCGAGCTTGCTGTATTATTGCTGCCCGTGCGTCTGGAATTAATATCAAGCCAATCCCAAaatattatcttaaaaaaaattcaattaacacTAAAAACCAATCATCAATTGGCATTTGGATtccttaatatatttttcaatttttttttttttattcatttactcacaaattctaattttcttttcttcataTCGTCCTTGAAATACATGTTGATCATTAATTCATTtggcatatattttttattgttaaatagcaataatttagttggaaaatttttttttttttcttcaaattgaagaaagaagaaaaacatttatatgaagatattatgttattattaaaaatatatagttattttgttaatttttttgtttaatacaaCAGTGACAAGTTGGAATGGAAACAGGACACATTTGGATCGTGAAGTCGACAATGAAAGACGTGAAGAACGTAAACGTCattatgatgaagatgatgaagaaatgGATCGTGGTAgatgtagaaaaattaaaagtcatCGTGAATATGATGGACGTTCAAATCCTGGCTACAATCCATTTCAAGAATATCAAAATGGTAAATCATGGAATAATCGTTCAAGTAGCGGTGGTTATCATCGTCGTAATGGAAGTAGTTATTACAATACATCAAGTAATAGTCGTGGACGTCATGGGGGTGGTAGTAATCATAGAAATCATCCATACAGATATCATAATAATCATTCATCACGTGATCATTGGCAACGTAGATAAAatgtactatttttattttaattataataacaatgttgataattataacactAGCTaaaacaagtgaaaaaaacaaataggaTATTATGCTGTTCACaatgataatgaataaataatattatgaaaatttaccGACAAAAACGGTTAAAATACCGTAAAGCAATATTAtaatctgaaaaaaattaataataatttgcttTTTTGATCAATagacaaaataattaagtttcatcatgaaaaatttatcaaaataaataacgataaaataaatttcgatataaattaaaatcatgtaaataaaatttacatgatcgttatttatttttttgaatttattacgACGttctaatgaataataataattaagtaaaattaaaaagaaagaaacaATTAGTgtcattaattattgtatGAGAGtgtgggattttttttttttttttaaataaataacgtgtctttttagtttttttttacatggcATTCATGTGCAATGATGAAATTgcatgtgatttatttttgaaaaaaaaataataaagactCGATTAATTAAGTTACTCCGGTGTTATTGCGAGACGTAAATCCGTCCtcattataaaacaattagttaaatataaatatgccTTTATCAATGTAATTTTTGACTGGATAAATTGACTTACTCCCACCTCAATAATTAATGCTAAAATGCTTGTTATaatggtgtaaaaaaaaaaaaaattgccaagCAGAACTgaatacaatattaaaatttgtataaattttttttttttttttaatattgatattttttctgatTTGTACAGCTATttgtacaaaattattatttcaaatttgaattttttttttttttttttcattttttttttttatggggCTTGATGGTGTCATGCTTAatcattattgtttattaagtcacatacattattatataaatatacatatatatatacactcacacgtatgaaaataaaaacaataaaaaattaattaaactaaaaCGAAATTGTTTATagtaatatcttttttttttaacttatttgttatttgttttagttgtaacaattttaggtaaattttaaaataatttaaataatttatgattatttaaatgttggttttttttgttgttgttttaaatatgtaaattttttttttttttaataggagaattttaatattaaatatacaattgtacctcgcgcttttttttttaatttttttttttttgttttaaaaatagccaaaaaattttataacaaaaataaatcattgcgTAATTTTAATGTAGGTAGTATTAggcttttaataataattgtaaaaattatttagttatgaaaaaaaaaaaatttagttaataacaattatgcGTCgttagtcaaaaaaaaaaaattaatggaaaaaaaaaattgtacgaATTTTTTTCGTCAGTTAATTTACtgaggattaaaaaaaaatgggattaattttaattgaaaaataataaaagtacacattaataaatgaaatatatttataaaaattatttttcttatttaaataattataaaataattattgtttctttttttataattttcatgtaaatttagtttaaaataatatttaaatttgtaaattttgtatataatcaatttatttaaaaaataaattgatataattattatcagctGTATCAAAAGTTAAAAACTATtcgcatttaaaaaaaaaaaaagtagaacatttgaatgaaaataaaaaacaaaaaacgtcatataaaatatagtcAAATTTTCGGTAAttaaatatgttaatttaaacaataaaaaataatattattaacaataaaaaaaattgtaaaaaattattgttaattaattttcaaaaaataaattgaagaaaaaacaatttaaataaaacaaattaaagaaaattacacaaataaatcaaaagtcatttgttttttttatttttcaatgaaattacttcaagtattttcatttgtttataaaacataaatttttttttaattcattaagtTGTCATGGAGCAAGAGGAACTTGTTGACTGTGATCCTGGtgaatatataattctttCTGATCAAATAAGCCTTCTCGAAACGCTAATTCAAaacgtaataaaataaataatttctagtattaattaaaaacctttaaaatataaattaatatttatttttagcatgCAATTTTACGTGCTGAAATTCCTCAGTGTCTACTAATAAAAACCGagcttgataataattatgaaaactTCAACAACCTATCAGGTAATTTAAAAAGCAAATTAGaatcattgataatattgGCAGGACGTTTACCAGTCAATGAgagaaaaagaataataatttttactgaaaaaataaaatattcatggaAACAAATGGCTAAAaaggtataaaataaaaaatatattaaattatatatgtaaataattactaataaataatatttaattttagctaACAGATGAACATGCTGGTTTTTTCGTTGCTAGTAAAACAAATTATGGATTACCATTGACATCATTAAtgaatacaattaaaaatgaaacatcTGCTGTACAAATATCACTAGTTATTGGTGAAGAATTATACGACaaagaatatattattaaaggtaaaatatattgcaatgaaataaatcatttattaaataaaatgaatggaTGTGATG harbors:
- the LOC122849638 gene encoding uncharacterized protein LOC122849638; protein product: MFGLLRQPLLKSVRIAQFGVKNFAQPIPRVFQKSYGRFRRTENVIHKYDYSEKTNFMVASFGGDMTLLVLCAIIWFNIFMMIQSDPEKPQTNKKKSPYMIQFHQCTITINNFYFGQSPQTIKHK
- the LOC122849593 gene encoding uncharacterized protein LOC122849593, which translates into the protein MEQEELVDCDPGEYIILSDQISLLETLIQNHAILRAEIPQCLLIKTELDNNYENFNNLSGNLKSKLESLIILAGRLPVNERKRIIIFTEKIKYSWKQMAKKLTDEHAGFFVASKTNYGLPLTSLMNTIKNETSAVQISLVIGEELYDKEYIIKGKIYCNEINHLLNKMNGCDEKVQQYLIMPKLSIHIQELDSMIEIFASRTNLLSLKHKQCNDFNSVFTSLSGLLTGEIYGWLPVDPRIIKTQNSKNNKSVVVTKNNRRTQIKSLRHLPLFH
- the LOC122849546 gene encoding ubiquitin carboxyl-terminal hydrolase 36 translates to MPAVCDPVAAAIRQSLDIGRTKSAGDDVSISLTSGASKILQSEIKYEKIDDYQSNVLDNLKTKYTVLSLPKINERNNNNQMDNNNDKMKENNNVLLRKKNDNNKIKNGPSLPEPSVILYPSDKIQLGWKGTFPVGAGMYNVGNTCYLNSTLQALFHVPALVNWLLSDTHHNLKCEQNGGGGGECLICAMAKTLQFSHQKSGNAIKPFYICNKLKLICRTMVPGQQEDAHEFLRYLLEGMERAYLNRDKASKLDSYSKETTPINQIFGGYIRTEVRCLHCRYVSTTFSHFQDLLVDIRKASTLDEALSNYFSREQLDNNDYKCESCKRRVPATKQFSLEKPPKVLCVQLKRFSVLGGKISRHIGFKQTIDMGQYLWRENNEQTRKLNYKLMSIVTHMGPSVNCGHYTAVAQVSTGQYYTFDDASVRSINFSNVMNTNPYIMIFEMESSSHNQLINNQPIKLNTLNNNNIKTITNNCNTLKLTSPKPSTSAITTTTTTPAIKNGHTNGISKTREPDMPIIGPQLPPPPPPPSSSSTNFIGPQLPPQKMNDKSQPKIVILTKNSKTLNTGNSLVPYDGSSDEDDNTTTTATTTPTVKNINTLNNNNNNSSNNNNSSNNTNKVNNNTNGIAKTTTKDVAKLETSKASIKSSNLPQKSSALSASTTNGNDNIKNGNDKLTVDKQQQQNGKTENKTETNGKDKLQQPIKIKTCPDDRVLTKAASSINGWEVSKDVPSPASAATPNGWSVTDNNKDDTNNKKSNNTTTNSSVPSAAAPRSFNGTNRSETVSHLLKMSNRGYGNPSVTSWNGNRTHLDREVDNERREERKRHYDEDDEEMDRGRCRKIKSHREYDGRSNPGYNPFQEYQNGKSWNNRSSSGGYHRRNGSSYYNTSSNSRGRHGGGSNHRNHPYRYHNNHSSRDHWQRR
- the LOC122849581 gene encoding 2-(3-amino-3-carboxypropyl)histidine synthase subunit 1, whose translation is MSIDDNNGNGVMVVKAQPVRKIFKAPLRITKIPQELLNDPLINAASSALPINYNFEIHKTIWRIRELKAKQVALQMPEGLLLYATTIADIIEEFTDAETVIMGDVTYGACCVDDYTARALNIDLLIHYGHSCLIPIDQTDGIRVLYIFVDIKIDTAHCIDCLQVTLPILTKIALVSTIQFAGTLPVIAREMRNAGYEVTIPQSKPLSPGEILGCTSPVIRCADALVYLGDGRFHLEAAMIANPKLQAYRYDPYEKKLTEEFYDHVSMKINRLNAIENAKNANTIGLVLGTLGRQGNPNVLKVLEKKIKLAGKKTVNILLSEIFPDKISMFDHIDAFIQIACPRLSIDWGTAFQKPFLTPYEGAVALNVSKYDHDKPYPMDFYASASLGPWTPNHKPIDLEKQTDTCCGKCKDK